A region from the Desulfoglaeba alkanexedens ALDC genome encodes:
- the rfbC gene encoding dTDP-4-dehydrorhamnose 3,5-epimerase, translated as MKIVSTPIPDVLIVEPRVFSDQRGFFFESYNEKEWRRLTGLNTHFVQDNHSRSVKGVLRGLHYQIRRPQGKLVRVVVGEVFDVAVDLRKQSPTFGRWTGTVLSEENRRQLWIPEGFAHGFLVLSEVAEFLYKATDYYAPQWERCVRWDDPDLGIAWPLSGPPVLSEKDRKAPALRDADAFTDIS; from the coding sequence ATGAAAATCGTTTCCACACCGATCCCGGATGTTCTGATCGTGGAGCCGCGGGTTTTTTCCGATCAGCGGGGCTTCTTTTTCGAAAGCTACAACGAAAAGGAATGGCGGCGCCTGACGGGACTCAACACGCATTTCGTCCAGGACAACCACTCGCGGTCCGTGAAAGGCGTGCTGCGGGGACTGCACTACCAGATTCGCCGGCCTCAAGGCAAGCTGGTACGCGTGGTGGTCGGGGAAGTCTTTGACGTGGCGGTGGATCTCCGAAAGCAGTCGCCCACCTTCGGCCGGTGGACGGGAACCGTTCTCTCCGAGGAAAACCGGCGGCAGTTGTGGATTCCCGAGGGTTTTGCGCACGGGTTCTTGGTGCTTTCCGAGGTGGCGGAATTCCTCTACAAGGCCACGGATTACTATGCACCGCAGTGGGAGCGCTGCGTGAGGTGGGACGATCCGGACCTGGGGATCGCGTGGCCCCTTTCCGGCCCACCGGTCCTTTCGGAAAAGGATCGAAAGGCTCCGGCTCTCCGCGATGCAGATGCCTTCACCGACATTTCCTGA
- a CDS encoding DUF1285 domain-containing protein: MNPSGPQHQRHVYDYFIDEYGKWFCEGNPVEDPELFRLLSRSLFEKDGGYFIKCEGEVHPVRTADAPLWVRYIHPRTTADGMLQEVEIELEDGRREPLDPETLRVRGERALYCRVTRKRLLARFGKVAYYELARYIDLDQDGFYIVLGGRRYPIRAL; this comes from the coding sequence ATGAATCCATCCGGACCGCAACACCAGAGGCACGTTTACGATTATTTCATCGACGAATACGGGAAGTGGTTCTGCGAGGGAAACCCGGTCGAGGATCCGGAACTCTTCCGCCTCCTGAGTCGGTCGCTTTTTGAAAAGGACGGGGGCTATTTCATTAAGTGCGAAGGCGAAGTGCACCCGGTCCGAACAGCGGACGCACCGCTTTGGGTGCGGTACATCCACCCGAGGACCACCGCCGACGGGATGCTTCAGGAGGTGGAAATCGAACTGGAGGACGGACGAAGGGAACCACTGGATCCCGAAACGCTTCGGGTCCGCGGGGAACGGGCCCTCTATTGCCGGGTCACGCGGAAGCGCCTCTTGGCCCGTTTTGGTAAAGTGGCCTATTACGAATTGGCCCGCTATATCGATCTCGACCAGGACGGGTTCTACATCGTTTTAGGCGGCCGACGCTATCCCATTCGCGCGCTCTGA
- the selB gene encoding selenocysteine-specific translation elongation factor — protein MKQVVLGTAGHIDHGKTSLIRALTGIDTDRLKEEKLRGITIELGFAHLELPNGDILGIVDVPGHERFVKHMVAGATGIDVVALVIAADEGVMPQTREHLEICQLLRVKKGLVVLTKIDLVDDSEWVEMVQEDIRDFLQGTFLEGSPIVQVSATTGEGIDALRQTLFDLVAGVEPRSTAGPFRLPIDRVFSMRGFGTVVTGTSISGRLKVGDPVMVYPSGRKTKVRGLQVHNREVQEVLPGQRTAINLQGVDREAIERGDVAATPDSLLSSHMLDVDLEILSSAPRPVKNRQKFRFHTGTTENLATLVLLDRQELVPGERAFAQVRLDRPLAVLRGDRFVLRSYSPVMTVGGGSILHPVPKKHKGREKRQAAQALQVLQSGEDRDIVLWHVRDAAWAGVSENELAIRANISGKAFQNILQQLVSQKQVLLYDKDNRRFLDPGALSEIQAAVLELLAAYHRQFPLKAGMAKEELAAQLPRPIDSRVYNYALRQTADEGRIVLEKEWVRLSTHKVDLTEEEQVVRRKIEAIYAEAGLQPPFFKEIAESLPGNSRQHADVLEWMLSQDILVKVKEDLYFHTAAIDDLRNRLIAFLKEHGEITTPQFKEMTQASRKYTIPLSEYFDAQRVTIRVKDVRRLRETTA, from the coding sequence ATGAAACAAGTGGTGCTGGGGACCGCGGGTCACATCGATCACGGAAAGACGTCGCTCATTCGGGCGCTCACCGGCATCGACACCGACCGGCTGAAGGAAGAGAAACTCCGGGGGATCACCATCGAGCTGGGCTTCGCGCACCTGGAGCTTCCAAACGGCGATATCTTGGGGATCGTGGATGTTCCGGGCCACGAGCGGTTCGTGAAGCACATGGTGGCGGGAGCGACCGGCATCGATGTGGTGGCCTTGGTGATCGCCGCCGACGAAGGCGTCATGCCTCAGACCCGGGAACACCTGGAAATCTGCCAGTTGCTTCGGGTCAAGAAGGGACTGGTTGTGCTCACCAAGATCGACCTGGTGGACGATTCCGAATGGGTGGAGATGGTCCAGGAGGACATCCGGGATTTCCTTCAGGGAACCTTCCTCGAGGGAAGTCCCATCGTGCAGGTTTCGGCGACGACGGGCGAAGGTATCGATGCGTTGCGGCAGACGCTTTTCGACCTGGTGGCCGGAGTGGAACCTCGGAGCACCGCGGGACCTTTTCGGCTCCCCATCGACCGAGTGTTCAGCATGCGCGGTTTTGGAACCGTGGTGACCGGAACCAGTATCTCCGGCCGGCTGAAGGTCGGGGACCCCGTGATGGTTTATCCTTCGGGGCGAAAGACCAAGGTCCGGGGCCTTCAGGTCCACAACCGAGAAGTCCAGGAGGTGCTGCCCGGGCAGCGGACGGCCATCAACCTGCAGGGGGTGGATCGCGAAGCCATCGAGCGCGGCGATGTGGCGGCGACTCCCGATTCGCTGCTTTCGAGCCACATGCTGGATGTGGACCTGGAGATCCTTTCCAGCGCGCCCCGGCCGGTCAAGAACCGCCAGAAATTCCGCTTCCACACGGGAACAACCGAAAACCTGGCCACCCTGGTGCTGCTCGACCGCCAGGAACTGGTTCCCGGCGAACGGGCCTTCGCACAGGTGCGACTTGACCGCCCCTTGGCGGTGCTGCGCGGCGACCGGTTCGTTCTGCGGTCTTATTCGCCGGTAATGACAGTCGGCGGCGGATCCATCCTCCATCCCGTGCCGAAAAAACACAAGGGCAGGGAAAAGCGGCAGGCCGCGCAGGCGTTGCAGGTTCTGCAGTCCGGAGAGGATCGAGACATCGTGCTGTGGCACGTGCGGGATGCGGCGTGGGCGGGGGTATCGGAAAATGAACTGGCGATCCGCGCGAACATTTCCGGAAAGGCGTTCCAGAACATCCTGCAGCAATTGGTGAGTCAGAAGCAGGTCCTCCTTTACGACAAGGACAACCGGCGCTTCCTGGATCCCGGCGCCCTGTCGGAAATCCAGGCGGCCGTCCTGGAACTCCTCGCCGCCTATCACCGGCAGTTTCCGCTGAAGGCGGGGATGGCCAAGGAGGAACTGGCCGCCCAGCTTCCCCGTCCGATCGATTCCCGGGTCTACAACTACGCCCTCCGGCAGACAGCCGATGAAGGGCGGATCGTGCTGGAAAAGGAGTGGGTGCGCCTGAGCACCCATAAGGTGGACCTCACGGAAGAAGAGCAGGTGGTACGGCGCAAGATTGAGGCGATCTACGCGGAAGCGGGGCTTCAGCCGCCGTTTTTCAAGGAGATCGCCGAAAGCCTTCCCGGAAACAGCCGTCAGCACGCCGATGTGCTCGAATGGATGCTCTCCCAGGACATTTTGGTGAAGGTGAAGGAAGACCTCTACTTCCACACCGCCGCCATCGATGACCTCCGAAACCGCCTCATCGCGTTCCTGAAAGAACACGGTGAGATCACCACGCCGCAGTTCAAGGAGATGACCCAGGCCAGCCGAAAATACACGATCCCGCTTTCGGAATATTTCGACGCCCAGAGGGTGACCATCCGGGTAAAGGACGTCCGAAGGCTCCGCGAAACCACCGCGTGA
- a CDS encoding Dabb family protein: MIKHVVLIKFKPEVTEDQVDDVERSLDALPGAIPEILSYDFGRDVVHSERSFDFGLVSSFSDLEALERYQEHPDHQAILGKLTSLCDQIIVVDFTF, from the coding sequence ATGATCAAGCATGTGGTGCTCATAAAGTTCAAGCCCGAGGTGACGGAAGACCAGGTGGACGATGTGGAGCGGAGCCTGGATGCACTTCCGGGGGCCATCCCCGAGATTCTCAGCTACGATTTCGGGCGGGACGTGGTCCATTCGGAACGTTCGTTCGATTTCGGCCTGGTTTCCAGCTTCTCCGACCTGGAGGCGCTCGAGCGGTACCAGGAGCATCCGGACCACCAGGCGATTTTGGGGAAGTTGACGTCCCTGTGCGATCAGATCATCGTTGTAGATTTTACGTTCTGA
- a CDS encoding ComEA family DNA-binding protein has product MKSSAKRMLFPVVMIVSLFAFTFAVVTVPQPASAAAEGVTAPQPESAAAEGKSLININSASAEELQELPGIGPAIAAKIVEYRTANGPFQSLDDLKNVQGIGDKKFDAIKAMITIE; this is encoded by the coding sequence ATGAAATCATCAGCAAAGAGGATGCTTTTCCCGGTTGTTATGATCGTTTCTCTTTTCGCATTCACGTTCGCTGTCGTGACGGTGCCGCAGCCGGCGTCCGCGGCGGCCGAGGGCGTGACGGCGCCCCAGCCGGAATCCGCAGCGGCCGAGGGCAAGAGTCTCATCAACATCAATAGCGCATCGGCCGAAGAGCTCCAGGAACTACCGGGAATCGGTCCCGCCATTGCCGCAAAGATCGTGGAATATCGAACGGCAAACGGTCCTTTTCAAAGCCTCGATGATTTGAAGAACGTGCAGGGCATCGGCGACAAGAAGTTCGATGCGATCAAGGCCATGATCACCATCGAATAA